The DNA segment CGAGGCCCGAGGACTCGATCGCCGTCAGCGCCGCGGTCACGCGCGAGCGGTCCTCGAGCGCGGCGACCAGTCCGTGCGGATCGGACGTGGTCTCCACCTCGATCTGGAGCTCGCGCACCAGGATCTCGCGCACGGCCGCGAGGTCCGCGCGGTGCATGACGCGCACGTGCAGCGATCCCGAGCCGACGGAGGCCTTGAGCTCCGACGACGCGCCCTCCGCGATGATCCGTCCCGAGTCGATCACCGAGATGCGACCCGCGAGCTGGTCCGCCTCGTCCAGGTACTGCGTCGTGAGCATCACGGTGGTGCCGTGCGCGACGAGCGCGCGCACGATGTCCCACACCTCGATCCGGCTGCGCGGGTCGAGCCCCGTGGTCGGCTCGTCGAGGAACAGCAGCTCGGGCGTGACGACGAGCGACGCGGCGATGTCGATACGACGCCGCATGCCGCCCGAGTACTTCTTCACCTGCCGGTCGGCGGCGTCCTCGAGCCCGAAGGCCCCGAGCAGCTCGTCGGCCCGCCGGGTCGCGCCCGCCCCGCGGAAGCCGTAGAGCTTCGCGAGCAGACGGAGGTTCTCGCGGCCGCCGAGGTCCTCGTCGACCGACGCGAACTGGCCCGTGAGCGCGACGCGCGAGCGGACCTCGTCGGAGGCACGGACGATGTCGTGGCCGAGCACCCTCGCCGAGCCCGCATCGGGGCGGATCAATGTGGCGAGCATGCGGATCGTGGTGGTCTTCCCGGCCCCGTTGGGGCCGAGGAATCCGTGGACGCCGCCGCTGGGGATCGCGAGGTCGATCGCGTCGACGGCGCGCTGCTTGCCATAGATCTTGGTGAGACCGGCGGTCTCGATCGCGAGTTCGGGCATGACCGACTCCTTCACCGCGCGTGTCCGGGTTCGCACGATTGAATCAGGGTACGTCCGGGCCCTGACATCGGCGCGGCACGCGACAGGGCGGGACGAGGGATGATCCCCGTCCCGCCCTTGTCCAGGGACGATGCGTCAGGCCACGGGTCGCCGGGCCGGCACCAGGGCGGGCTCGGGCTCGGCCATCGCCACGCCCTGCGCGCCGCCCTCGGACGACTCGGGGGTCCCCTTCCCGGCCGGAAGAGCCAGTCCCGCGAGGGTCGCGAGCACGAGGAATCCGACGCCGACCCACAGCGCGGGGATGGCGGCATCGGTGTACTCGGTCGGCGTGAAGTCGCCGCCCGCGCCGGTGAAGACCGCCGTGAGGATCGCGACGCCGAGCGCCACCCCGATCTCCCTCAGGGTCGTGTTGGTGCCGGACGCCTTGGCGTGGTTCTCGGGCGCCATGTGCGCGAGGACCGCGGTGGCCGAGGGCGCGAACACGAGACCCATCCCCACTCCGGCCGCGACGAAGCCGGGGATCATCGTCGAATAGGCGACGTCGGGCGCGAGGACCGAGGCGAACCACGCGAGGCCGACGGCCTGCAGCATCGTCCCGGTGACGATGAGCGTCCGCGTGCCGACCCTCGGCGCGATGAGGCCAGACAGCGGGGCGACGACGAGCGGCGCCATGGTCCACGGCATCGTCTTGATGCCCGCGTCCAGGGGCGACTCGCCCTGCACGACCTGCATGAACTGGATGAGGATGAAGATCGCGCCGAAGATGCCGATGCTGAACAGCACCGCGACCGCGTTGGCGCCGGAGAAGCTGCGGTCGCGGAACAGGCCCAGCGGCATGAGCGGCTCGCGGGTGCGGGCCTCCCAGGCCACGAAGGCGACCAGCAGCACGCCTCCGCCGATGAGGCCGGCGAGCACCTGACCGCTGGTCCAGCCCGCGTCGTTTCCCCGGACGATGCCGAAGACCAGGGCGAACACGCCCGTCACCACGAGCACGAGGCCCGTGAGGTCGAGCCGCGCCCTGGCACCCTTGGCCTCGGGCAGCGACCACGCGCCGACGGCCAAGGCGACGATGCCGATCGGCACGTTGAGCCAGAAGATCGCGTGCCAGCTGAGCCCCTCGACCACGGCGCCGCCGATGAGCGGGCCGAGCGCGACGCCCAGGCCTGCGACGCCGCCCCAGATGCCGATCGCCGCGGCGCGCATCCTGTCGGGCACCGCGCCGGCGAGCAGCGCGAGCGACAGTGGGAGCACCGCCGCTCCACCGGCGCCCTGGACCACACGGGCCGCGATGAGCGCCTCGGGGGTTGTGGCAAGCGCGCATGCGACCGACGCGGCGGTGAAGATCGCGATGCCCGCGAGGAACACCCGCTTGCGGCCGAGACGATCGCCGAGCGCGACCGCCATGAGGATGAGGCTCGCGAAGGACAGCGAGTACGCGTTGAGGAACCACTGGAGGTCCTCGATGGTCGCACCGAGATCCGCCTGCATCACGGGCAGGGCGTTGGTGACGACCAGGTTGTCGAGCGAGGCCATGAAGACCGGCACCGAGACGGCGGCGATCGCGATCCACATCGGGACCCTGCGGGTGGTGGTCATGAGCAGCCTTCCAGAGGTTGTTGTAATCGGCTGATAACCGACGTGGCCCAACGTAGTAATCGGCTGATAACATGTCAACATGTCGACGACGAATGAGCGCCTTACCTCGGAGGATCGCCGCGAGCAGATCCTCGCCGCCGCCTCCGACGTGTTCGGGGAGCGCGGCTTCGCGGGAGGCACCACGGACGCGATCGCCAAGCTCGCCGGGGTCTCCCAGGCCTACGTCGTGAGGATGTTCGGCTCGAAGCAGGAGCTCTTCATCGCGGCGACCGAGCGCGCGTGCGAGCGCGTGATCGACACATTCCGGGGCGCGATCGCGGGCTTCACCGGCGAGGAGACCGTCCACGAGCGGCTCGAGGCGCTCGGGGTGTCCTATGTGCAGCTCATCGCCGACCGCGGCACGCTACTCACGATGATGCACGCATTCACGCTCGGGCACGACCCGCGCGTCGGACCCCTCATCCGCGAGCGCTACCTGGAGATCTATCGCATCGCGCGCGACGAGGCGGGGCTCGGCCCCGAGACCGCGAGCCATTTCCTCGCGACCGGGATGCTCATCAACACGGGCATGGCGATGCGCCTGCCCGACATCGCCGCCACGGACGACGACGCGCGCGAGCTGCTCGGCTGCCTGTGGGGCGAGTCGACCGACGCGCTCGTCGCGATGACGACGGCCGCCCCGATCCTCCCGGAGGCCGGCAGGCGCTGAGCGCCGGGCGAGCCCTGGTGACGCGAGACGGAAGGACCGTCGCGCATCGTCCCTGGAAAGAGGCCTAGGCCTGCGCGGGCTTGGTTCCCGTGTAGATCGCCTCGATCACGTCGGAGAAGTGCTCGATCACGTTCGCGCGGCGCACCTTGAGGGACGCGGTGAGCTCCTCGCGGGCCTCCGTGAACTCGCGCGGCAGGATGCGGAACTCGCGGATCGCCTCGGCGCGCGAGACGTGCTCGTTCGCGTTGGCGATCGCGCGGCCGATGAGCTCGCGGACGCGCTCGTGGACCGAGGCCTCCTCGAGGGTCATGTCGGGCAGCTCGTGCGACTTGAGCCATGCAGGCAGCAGCACCGGGTCGAGCGCGACGACCGCGGAGACGAAGTGGCGTCCGTCGCCGATGACGACCGAGTCCTGGATCGCGGGGTGCGAGCGGATCGAGTCCTCGAGCACCGCGGGCTGGATGTTCTTGCCCGAGGACAGGACCAGGATCTCCTTCTTGCGGCCCGTGATCGTGAGCGCGCCGTCGTGGATCTCGCCCAGGTCACCCGTGGAGAACCAGCCGTCGTGCATGACCGCGGCCGTCGCATCGGGCGCGTTCCAGTAGCCCTTGAACACGTTGATGCCGCGCGCGAGGATCTCGCCGTCGTCGTCGACCATGATGTCGCAGCCGGCGATCGGGTGGCCCACGGTGCCCATGATCTGGTTCGTCGCGGGGGTGCCCATGTGCGCGGCGGTGGTCTCGGTGAGGCCGTAGCCCTGCATCACCGTGACGCCGAGGCCGCGGAAGAAGTGGCCGATCTGCGGGGTGAGCTTCGCGCCGCCCGCGAGGACGTAGCCGAGCTGGCCGCCCATGAGGTGGCGGATCTTCTTGAGCACCAGGGCGTTCGCGATCGCGTACTGCGCCTTGAGGACGATGCCGTGGCCGCCGGTCTCCTGCGCCATCGACACCTTGCGAGCGACCCACGCGGACCAGCGGAAGATCTTCTTCTTGAGGCCGGTCTGGGCGGCGTCGGCGCGGTTGTAGATCGTCTCGAGCACGCGCGGCACGAGCGGCATCCAGGTCGGCTTGAAGGACGCGAGGTCGGCCGCGAGCGTCTTGTGGTTCGGGGTGTAGCCGATGACCGCGCCCGACTGCATCGCGAGGACCATCGCGAGGCGCGCGAACACGTGCGCGAGCGGCAGGAACAGCAGCACGCGCGTCTCTCCCTGGACGAAGGCGCCGAAGTCGGGGTCCTTCTCGATGTTCGCGCAGTGGACCACGAGGTTGCCATGCGTGAGCATCGCACCCTTGGGACGGCCCGTGGTTCCGGACGTGTAGATGATGCTCGCGAGGTCGTCGAGGACCACGTCGGTGGTCCGCGCCTCCAGCTCCGCGTCGGTCACGTGCTCCCCGGACGATGCGAGGGCATCGAGGCCCTCGGGGGTGAGGGCGAGGGCGGTGGGCGGCTCCTCGAGGCCCTCGAGCATCGCGCGCTGATCCGCGCCCTGCGCGGCCACGAAGGCGATGCCCGCATCGTCCACGATCCACTCGCACTGCTTGGCCGAGGACGAGGGGTAGATCGGCACGTTGACGCCGCCCGCGGTCAGGACCGCGAAGTCCATGACCGACCACTCGAGGCTCGTGTCGCCCATGATGCCGACGCGGTCCCCCGCGCCCACGCCCGCGGCCATGAGGCCCTTGGCGACGGCGCGCACGCGGCGCTCGAACTCGCCGATGGACACGGGCGACCAGGCGCCCGACTCGTCCTTGGTCTCGGCGAACGGCGCGGAGGGATTCGCGGTCGCGCGCTCGCGCAGCAGCGCGGCGAGGTTCAGTGAGTCGTCGACGTTGACGAGGCTCGGGGACGTCATCATGTTCTGCATGTGAGAATGCTAACCTACGGCGCCGTAAGTTACGGAACCGTAGGTCCTAGGTGAGTCGTGAAATTTCGACATATCGCGAAGCCTCCTCACCCGCTCAACGCGCGAGGTCGCGGGCACGTGCCCGAGAGCGGCCCCTTGCCTGCCCTGGCCTCGGCGCGCGGCTCCAGCCGGACCGTGCCGCGCAGGCTCCCGCGCCTACCGTGAGTAGGTCGCGACGATCCGCGCCTGCTCGACCACCGCATCGGCGTAGTCGCGCAGGAACTCGTCGCGCGACGGCTCCCCCACCACCTGGCGGGACAGCGCGTAGACCCAGAAGAAGTAGTGATGCGTGCCATGGCCGTAGGGCGGGAACGGGCCGACGTAGCCGAAGCTGTCGTCGTCGTTCAGCCCGGGTCGGCCGACGTCCTCGATGACCTCGCCGTCGATCGCCGGCAGTCCGTACAGGGTCCAGTGCGTGAAGCCGTGCGGCATGGGGGCGTCGGGGTCGTGGCAGATGATCGCGAGCTCGATCGCGTCGGTCGGCACGCCGATGACGACCATCCGAGGCGTCTCCGCCCCGACCTCGCCGGCGAACCTGTCGTCGATCCTGCCTCCGTTCGGGATGTCAGGGCTGGTGAGAACCAGATCCGCGATGGCCACGACAGTCTCCTTCCGATGCGAGTCTCCGCTTCTCCCATCATGCTCGTACCAGCGCCGACGCGCGCGGCGAGACACCTGTCGTTCACTCGGAGACGACGCAATTGCGCCAGGGCGGGGACGATGCGGGGGCGACCGGGCGGCCCGGCAGCCGTGCGGTCAGACCGGCGTGGCCGGCAGCGTCACCGTGAACGTCGCTCCGCGGCCCACTCCCCCGCTGTCGGCGCGCACCGAACCGCCGTGTGCCGCGACGAGCGCAGCGACGATCGACAGCCCGACGCCCGAGCCCCCGCTCGCGCGGTCGCGCGCAGTGTCGGCGCGATAGAACCGCTCGAACACGTGCGGCAGGTGCTCGGGAGCGATCCCGACACCCGTGTCGGCGACGACGAGGGCGACGCCCGCATCGTCCCGGCGCGCGCCAAGCGTCACGGTCCCGCCCGCCGGGGTGTGGCGCAGCGCGTTGTCCACGAGGTTGCCGAGCACCTGCGCGATCCGCTCCGGGTCGATGTCCACCGCAGGGAGCCCCTCGGCTGCCGAGACCTCGAGCGCGACGCCGGCCTCGGCCGCGCGCTCGCGCGCGGCCGCCTGCGCGAGCCGCAGCAGATCCACGGGGTCGCGGCGTTCCCGCTCGAGCCGGGCCGCGCTGCCCTCCGCGCGCGAGGCCGCCGACAGGTCCTCGGACAGCCGCGTGAGCCGTGCACCCTGGGCCCGCAGCATCGCGACCGTCTCCGGGGTGAGCTCCGCGACGCCGTCCTCGAGCGCCTCCAGGTAGCCGGTGAGCGTCGCGATCGGGGTGCGCAGCTCGTGCGCGACGTCGCCGATCATCCGCTGCCGCAGCTGCTCGCTCTCCTCGAGCCGCGCCGACATCCGGTTGAAGGACTCGGCGAGCTCGTCGAACTCGCGGCCCATCCCGGGTGCGTCCACGCGCGACGCGTAGTCGCCGTCCGAGACCCGATGCGCGGCGTCCTGGAGCTTGCCGAGCGACCTCGCCACGCGCCGGGCAAGCAGGAGGCTCAGCACGACGGCGAGCACCGCGGCGATGAGCAGCGCGACCGCGAGCGCGGTGCCGCTCGCCTCGCGGAAGACCTCGTCGAGCTCCTGGGCCTGGGTGTCGCCCGCGCGGCCCATCATGTCGCCGCGCCCGCCGCCCATCATCCGGCGCGAGAAGTCGGCGGGTCCGATGAGCCTCGCGACGAGCCACACCGTCACGCCGATCACGGCGATGAGCAGGGAGAACGACAGCATCATGCGGGTCGCGAGCCCCCGCGCGCGCAGCCAGTCCACGGCGCTCACTCCCCCGCGCCGATCCGGTAGCCGACGCCCCGCACCGTGCGCACGTAGCGCTGCAGCTCGGCCGAGTCTCCGAGCTTGAGCCGCAGGTGGCGGATGTGGACGTCGACCAGGTGCTCGTCCCCGACCCAGTCGCCGCCCCAGACCACCTCGAGCAGCATCGTCCTGGTCATCACCATCGTGGGCCGCTCGGCGAGCGCCGCGAGCACGTCGAACTCGGTGCGCGTGAGCGGGACCACCTCTCCGGCGAGCCTCGCCTCGCGCGCGGGCACGTCGACCTCGAGGTCGCCCACCCTCAGCGCCTCCGAGGCCTCGGGCTCCGCCGGCCGCGCGCCGACGCGCGGCCTGCGCAGCATCGCGCGCAGGCGCGCGACGAGCTCGCGCGGGCTGAAGGGCTTGGTGACGTAGTCGTCGGCGCCGACCGACAGGCCGACGAGCTTGTCGACCTCCTCGACCCGCGCCGTGAGCATCACGACGTAGCAGTCGGAGAAGGTCCGCAGCTGGCGGCACACCTCGATCCCGTCGATCCCCGGCAGGCCGAGGTCGAGCACCACGGCGTCGGGATCGAGCTCGCGCGCCCTGACCAGCGCGCTCTCCCCGTCGTGCGCGACCTCGACCTCGAAGCCGTCCTTCTCGAGATAGCCGGCGACGAGGGTCGCGAGCGCGGGCTCGTCCTCGACCACGAGCGCGCGCGGCGCCACGACCCTGTCGGACCGCGCCGCGCCTCCCGGCTGCGCCGCACTCATCGACCCACCGTCCATCTCCCCATTGTTGCTGGAATCACGCCCCTTCGAGCGCGTTCACACGCTCGCGGAACTCCTCCGGGTCGATCTCGCCGCGCGCGAGGCGGTCCTCGAGGATCTGCCGCGCCGACGTCGGCGCGACCGCGGCGGCGTCAGCGGCACCCGCACCCTCGCTCCTCTTGCCGTCCTTGTCGCGCGTCGCGAGCCGCACCGCGACGTAGACCAGCGCGGCCAGTCCGACGACCAGGAACAGCATCCACAGCCACTCGAGTCCCGTGCCGTATCCGTAGCCCATCCCGTATCCGTGCGCCCAGACGCCCATGTCGCTCACTCCTTCCGCGGAGCCCCAGTGACCCCGACCACGTCATCGTGTCGGGGCGACCTCGCAGGCTCGGCGCAGGAACCATGAAGATTCGATGAAGATCGGCGTCGTTCCAGGACCGCAGGCCGCGCCCACCCCGAACGTGCGAGAGATCCGCCCGGCGGCCCTGGCGGCGGCACCGAGCGGACCTCTCGTGGTCCCGAGGGCGGAGGTCAGACCTCCACGGCGACCTGCTTGACGATGCTGATCGACACGGGCGTGCCGTGCGCGAGGTTGTCGGACACGGGGCAGCGGTCCTCCGCGATGCGCGCGATCTGCGCGAGCTCCTCATCATCCGCGTCGCCCGTCACCTCGATCGTCACGCCGATGCCCTGGAAGCCGGCGCGGGCCTGCATCGACGTGCCCATGAAGCGCGCGGGGTCGAGCGACCCGGTCGCGGTGGCCGAGAACGAGGACAGCGTCACGCCGCGCTCCTTGGCCACGAGATGGACGACGACGTTGAGGCAGCCGAGCAGCGAGGCGAGCTCGTACTCGACGGGGTTGGGGCCGAGGTCGCCTCCGCCCAGCGCGGCGGGCTCGTCGATGAGGAACTCGAAGTCCCTGGCCTTGACGGTCAGCCCCGTGTCGGAGGTGGATACGGCGGTCGCAGAGAAGGTGAGCAAGGGTCCGCTCCTTTGAGGATCCTGTGCGGGATCACCGGACCCGGCCGTGGCCGCTCCCG comes from the Demequina sp. NBRC 110054 genome and includes:
- a CDS encoding SHOCT domain-containing protein, with product MGVWAHGYGMGYGYGTGLEWLWMLFLVVGLAALVYVAVRLATRDKDGKRSEGAGAADAAAVAPTSARQILEDRLARGEIDPEEFRERVNALEGA
- a CDS encoding DHA2 family efflux MFS transporter permease subunit; translation: MTTTRRVPMWIAIAAVSVPVFMASLDNLVVTNALPVMQADLGATIEDLQWFLNAYSLSFASLILMAVALGDRLGRKRVFLAGIAIFTAASVACALATTPEALIAARVVQGAGGAAVLPLSLALLAGAVPDRMRAAAIGIWGGVAGLGVALGPLIGGAVVEGLSWHAIFWLNVPIGIVALAVGAWSLPEAKGARARLDLTGLVLVVTGVFALVFGIVRGNDAGWTSGQVLAGLIGGGVLLVAFVAWEARTREPLMPLGLFRDRSFSGANAVAVLFSIGIFGAIFILIQFMQVVQGESPLDAGIKTMPWTMAPLVVAPLSGLIAPRVGTRTLIVTGTMLQAVGLAWFASVLAPDVAYSTMIPGFVAAGVGMGLVFAPSATAVLAHMAPENHAKASGTNTTLREIGVALGVAILTAVFTGAGGDFTPTEYTDAAIPALWVGVGFLVLATLAGLALPAGKGTPESSEGGAQGVAMAEPEPALVPARRPVA
- a CDS encoding cell wall metabolism sensor histidine kinase WalK; protein product: MDWLRARGLATRMMLSFSLLIAVIGVTVWLVARLIGPADFSRRMMGGGRGDMMGRAGDTQAQELDEVFREASGTALAVALLIAAVLAVVLSLLLARRVARSLGKLQDAAHRVSDGDYASRVDAPGMGREFDELAESFNRMSARLEESEQLRQRMIGDVAHELRTPIATLTGYLEALEDGVAELTPETVAMLRAQGARLTRLSEDLSAASRAEGSAARLERERRDPVDLLRLAQAAARERAAEAGVALEVSAAEGLPAVDIDPERIAQVLGNLVDNALRHTPAGGTVTLGARRDDAGVALVVADTGVGIAPEHLPHVFERFYRADTARDRASGGSGVGLSIVAALVAAHGGSVRADSGGVGRGATFTVTLPATPV
- a CDS encoding YbhB/YbcL family Raf kinase inhibitor-like protein: MAIADLVLTSPDIPNGGRIDDRFAGEVGAETPRMVVIGVPTDAIELAIICHDPDAPMPHGFTHWTLYGLPAIDGEVIEDVGRPGLNDDDSFGYVGPFPPYGHGTHHYFFWVYALSRQVVGEPSRDEFLRDYADAVVEQARIVATYSR
- a CDS encoding OsmC family protein, coding for MLTFSATAVSTSDTGLTVKARDFEFLIDEPAALGGGDLGPNPVEYELASLLGCLNVVVHLVAKERGVTLSSFSATATGSLDPARFMGTSMQARAGFQGIGVTIEVTGDADDEELAQIARIAEDRCPVSDNLAHGTPVSISIVKQVAVEV
- a CDS encoding TetR/AcrR family transcriptional regulator translates to MSTTNERLTSEDRREQILAAASDVFGERGFAGGTTDAIAKLAGVSQAYVVRMFGSKQELFIAATERACERVIDTFRGAIAGFTGEETVHERLEALGVSYVQLIADRGTLLTMMHAFTLGHDPRVGPLIRERYLEIYRIARDEAGLGPETASHFLATGMLINTGMAMRLPDIAATDDDARELLGCLWGESTDALVAMTTAAPILPEAGRR
- a CDS encoding response regulator transcription factor, encoding MSAAQPGGAARSDRVVAPRALVVEDEPALATLVAGYLEKDGFEVEVAHDGESALVRARELDPDAVVLDLGLPGIDGIEVCRQLRTFSDCYVVMLTARVEEVDKLVGLSVGADDYVTKPFSPRELVARLRAMLRRPRVGARPAEPEASEALRVGDLEVDVPAREARLAGEVVPLTRTEFDVLAALAERPTMVMTRTMLLEVVWGGDWVGDEHLVDVHIRHLRLKLGDSAELQRYVRTVRGVGYRIGAGE
- a CDS encoding ATP-binding cassette domain-containing protein, giving the protein MPELAIETAGLTKIYGKQRAVDAIDLAIPSGGVHGFLGPNGAGKTTTIRMLATLIRPDAGSARVLGHDIVRASDEVRSRVALTGQFASVDEDLGGRENLRLLAKLYGFRGAGATRRADELLGAFGLEDAADRQVKKYSGGMRRRIDIAASLVVTPELLFLDEPTTGLDPRSRIEVWDIVRALVAHGTTVMLTTQYLDEADQLAGRISVIDSGRIIAEGASSELKASVGSGSLHVRVMHRADLAAVREILVRELQIEVETTSDPHGLVAALEDRSRVTAALTAIESSGLELAQFSLGQPTLDEVFLALTGHAADGSDDSAAEEVAA
- a CDS encoding long-chain fatty acid--CoA ligase, translating into MQNMMTSPSLVNVDDSLNLAALLRERATANPSAPFAETKDESGAWSPVSIGEFERRVRAVAKGLMAAGVGAGDRVGIMGDTSLEWSVMDFAVLTAGGVNVPIYPSSSAKQCEWIVDDAGIAFVAAQGADQRAMLEGLEEPPTALALTPEGLDALASSGEHVTDAELEARTTDVVLDDLASIIYTSGTTGRPKGAMLTHGNLVVHCANIEKDPDFGAFVQGETRVLLFLPLAHVFARLAMVLAMQSGAVIGYTPNHKTLAADLASFKPTWMPLVPRVLETIYNRADAAQTGLKKKIFRWSAWVARKVSMAQETGGHGIVLKAQYAIANALVLKKIRHLMGGQLGYVLAGGAKLTPQIGHFFRGLGVTVMQGYGLTETTAAHMGTPATNQIMGTVGHPIAGCDIMVDDDGEILARGINVFKGYWNAPDATAAVMHDGWFSTGDLGEIHDGALTITGRKKEILVLSSGKNIQPAVLEDSIRSHPAIQDSVVIGDGRHFVSAVVALDPVLLPAWLKSHELPDMTLEEASVHERVRELIGRAIANANEHVSRAEAIREFRILPREFTEAREELTASLKVRRANVIEHFSDVIEAIYTGTKPAQA